The region GGAATATCGATTAATTCAGCAGGGAGGAGAAAACCATGAAGACGATCTGGCACAGTATTGCCATACTTGCGACGAGTGTTATTTCCCTGACGGTGGTCTCCCCATCTTGGAGCGAGGATAAGACCTATACCCTCAGTTACAGCTCAGGGACTCTTTTTCATGAGCTGGTACGAGACCGGATAAAGGTCGTTTACGAGCGGGCCGGACTCAAGGCGAACTTTGTGGCTCTGCCTCACAACCGGGCTCTGATGAGCGCCAACGACGGCACGATCGATGGCGATGTGGGGCGGATAGCCTCGACAGTTGAGAAGTACTCGAATCTGGTGCGCCTCAACGTCAAGGTGATGGACCTAAACGGCGCCGTGTACACCACCCGTGATGATATTGCAGCCTATGACGACTCCATCCTCACCAAGTCCCGGGTTGGCTATATCC is a window of Desulfobulbaceae bacterium DNA encoding:
- a CDS encoding transporter substrate-binding domain-containing protein gives rise to the protein MKTIWHSIAILATSVISLTVVSPSWSEDKTYTLSYSSGTLFHELVRDRIKVVYERAGLKANFVALPHNRALMSANDGTIDGDVGRIASTVEKYSNLVRLNVKVMDLNGAVYTTRDDIAAYDDSILTKSRVGYILGVRWTEDKMKGLEATVVQTYPALFDLLLDNRVDVILTTEESAEPIIKSLGDRAAPIRKLQPFAYTAPIYHLLNKKNADIIPRLENALTALQKEGYWKD